The DNA region ACCATGCTAAAAAATTCTTTTTATATGCTGCTCTTAAACCATTAACATTCCATAATAATAATCTCATTTCTTAACCTCTGTTATCCTGATTAATAAGCAATTATAAGTGGCTTCCTTCCACTATTTCTACACCCTTGCTTGCTCCAATACGAGTAGCACCTGCTTCTACCATCTGTAAGGCAGCTTTATAATCTCTAATACCTCCTGCGGCTTTGATACCCATATGGTTCCCCACAACATTTCTCATCAGTTTTATATCTTCCACAGTAGCGCCACCCTGCTCAAAACCAGTGGATGTTTTTACAAAACTGGCACCTGCTTCAGCAGCAATCTGGCAAGCAACTTCTTTTTCCTGATCAGTTAATAAACAATTTTCTAAAATAACTTTGCATATCAATCCTGACACAGCCTTCACCACTAATTTAATGTCTTCCTGTACCTTTTGGTAATCTTTATCCTTCAAAGTAGAAACATTGATAACCATATCTATTTCCTCAGCTCCCTCTTTGGCCGCTTCTTCTGCTTCATAAGCTTTAACCCGAGATAGGGTTGCTCCCAGAGGGAAACCTACCACAGTACATATTTTAACTTCTGAGGTACTTAAAAAAGCTCTGGCTAAAGGTATAAAACTGGCATTTATACAGACGGAATAAAAATGGTACTGGAGGGCTTCTTTACATAGTTTTTCAATTTGCATACCAGTAACATCAGGACGTAAAGCGGTGTGATCAATCAATCTGGCAATATTATTTTTAGCTAATATTTTTGCACTCTCCATAGAAATTATTTCTGGCATGATATTTTCTCCTGTTTATTGAAACATTATAGTTTTAACTTAGTAGCTAATCATTTTAGCCTAATCTCAGCAGCTCGTGGTTTATATGATTTTCGGTCAATATGTAACCTTATATTGTAGCCATTATATACAAAATTCTTCTTACTAATTTCTTTACTATTTTTAGTTACAATCTTATCTATTTTACATTTTCCCTTACAGTTACATTTGATTCGTTTTCCATCTCTGGAAAATACTGATATGTGAAGAGATTGAGGAGGAATATAGTTAATTTTCCTGGAAATCATGGGAATACTCTGAGCTACTAAACGATGCATAATTTTATGAAATAAATCAGAACCAATTCTTTTTCTAAAAGCTGAAAAGGTAGAATGAGCCGGTGTCTTTAAAAAATGGTGAAAACCACAAATTACACAATACTTAGTATTGTAGCGTAAGGCTTCGGCTAACTGACGATTTGACTTTACCTCTCCAAGATAGACAAGTAATTGGGCTTTAAATAGAGAAATAGGACTATAAATAAGCTCTTTATCATTGGAGTAACGGTCTTTAATTAAAGGATTAATAAAAGACCAATCTATTGACTCAAGGATCATCTTCAACGGATCATTCTTTTTTATCTTTCTGTAGGCTTCATAAGTAGAAAATGAAAATTGTTGTTGTTCGTTTTTTTCCATCAAGTCTGATTTCCACAAAATTTTACCTATATAATAATATTACTCTCAGGAATAATATCAAGTATCAAGAACAAAAACACTTTGTAGAGAATTAAAACCTTTTGTACTTTCTTCTTAAAAAAGTAGGTATATCCAGATCTTCTTTATCCGGCAACTTTTTGGTAAGGTCTGGGTCATCTTCCGTTAATGGCTTATTGTTATCAAAACTTAAGTCTTTTTCTTTGGAAACTGGGCTTTCGGTTAAATTTTCAGAAGAGTAAGGGAAAATTCTTTCCTTCTTTTTTTCTTCTTGCTCTAGTTTCTCTCGAACTGAAATTGTTTCTGTCCTTTCTTGATATAACGGCATAGGCATAGCTTTTTCGCACTTGGTAGCTATTACTGTAACCCTTACTTCATCCTGCATATTTTCTGAAATTATAGCACCAAAAACAATATTAGCTTCTCTACCAGCTGCTTTGGAAACTAAATCTACGATCTCATTGATCTCATAAAGACTCATATCTAATCCACCGGTTACATTTACCAGTAATGAATTGGACCCTTTAATAGATACTTCCAGTAAGGGGCTGGAAATGGCTGCTTCCGCAGCTGTTGAAGCTTTATTATTTCCACGCCCTATTCCAATACCCACTAAGGCAAATCCAGCATCTTTAATTACAGCTTTTACATCTGCTAAGTCAAGATTGATTAATCCGGGAGTAGTAATCAGGTCTGCAATAGCCTGTACTGATTGTCTTAATACACGATCGGTAATTTCGAAAGCCTCTTTAACTGAGGTATCCTTGCTAATCATAGTAAGTAAACGATCATTGGAAATAGTAATAATTGCATCAACCTGTTTTTTGAGTTCTTCTATCCCCTGTTCCGCCTGTACAATTCTTTTTTTGCCTTCAAAGCTAAAGGGACGTGTTACGACTCCAATAGTAAGAGCTCCCTCTCTTTTAGCTATTTCAGCAATAACAGGTGCTGCACCGCTACCCGTTCCTCCACCCATACCAGCAGTAATAAATACAATATCAGCATCTTCCAGAACTTTAGCAATAGCATTTCTATCTTCTTCAGCAGCCTTCTTACCAATTTCAGGATCACCACCAGCACCTAAACCTTTAGTAGTTAATTTTCCAATTTGCACTTTCTGATTTGCTTGAGATAAGGAAAGTGCCTGTAAATCTGTATTAACTGCTATTAGTTCTAACCCATTAATACGATGGTTAGCCATCTCTTCAATAGCATTATTTCCACTTCCCCCAACGCCAATTACCTTAATATTAACAAAATTATCTACCTTTTGTTCTTCCACAGGAACCCTTTCTCTAACATTGCGATAAACCAAATCACCGTCTCCATTGACGGAATTCGGTATGACTGGCTTTTTATCTAGATCATGAGAAGTATCCCTGATTAATTCTTGTTTATAATCCAGGATTTTAGTAAAGCCGCGTGCTAATTTTTTCTTTTTCAAAGGAAATCACCTCTTGAGCAAGTTCCGAATAATCTTCTGCTCCATGAGATTTTGGATCATAGTATATAATAGGAATTCCCTGACTGGAAGACTCCACCAGAGAAATATTTTTTCTGATAATTGTTTTAAAAACTCTTTCTTTAAAAAAATCTCTTGTTTCCTCAATAACTTCTTTGGCAATATTACTTCTCGTGTCAGCAATGGTGATCAGGACATATATCTCTAAAAAATGATGTAAATTTTGATGAACAATCTTAATTGTTTCCATAAATTCTTCGATACCACGGAGAGCAAAATAATGAGGCTGTATAGGAATAACCACTTCATTTGAAGCTTTTAATGCATTAATAGTTAATATGCCCAGCGAGGGTGGGCAATCAACAATGATATAATCAAATTTTATTTTACAATTTTGAATGCCAATATTTAAAAAATCCTCTCTGCCAATCTGATCAATCAATTTGTACTCAGCACTGGCAAAGTCAATGTTACTGGGTGCTAAGTATAGATTTCCATCAGAGAATTTTTTCATTTGAATTACAATATCTTCCATTTCAAGCTTATTGGGAGAACGATTTGGCTCTAGAACATTGAGCATCGTTTTTTCTAACTCGTTGGGTTCAATTCCCAAACCAATGGTGGTATGTGCCTGGGGATCCATATCAATAAGCAGTACTTTTTTCCCAAACTCAGTTAAGCAAGTCCCTAAATTAATAGAAGTGGTGGTTTTGGCAACTCCGCCTTTTTGATTAGCAACTGAAATAATTCGCAACTGGCTTACCTCCTGTATAGGACAGACCAGGTATTCCAGAAAATAATTTCCTGGAAAACCTTTAATTATCCTTCCTTAAAAGAATATTTATTATTATTCTAAAAATTCATTTATGAAATATGAAATCAATGTTTTCTCAAATACCTTATATTATCAAATCATATTAATTCAATTTTTTAAAGTGCATAGCATACAAGTATGTGAATTAAAGTGCTTACAAGAGAGATTGGGATTCGCTTTTTATTAGCCACTTTTACTCTATTCTTTTTTCACTTTGCCTATTTTAGCTTATCCTTGCTGGTAACTCTATCTCTTGTTTTATACATCAGGTAAAAAATAATTAACTTAAGTACATTTTATCTGTATGGTTAAATTTATATTATCATTTAACCATTACTACCTTCTGATAAGACAATTTTTAGTGTTTGAATAAAAGATATTGTGAAAAATATTTCTTTTTGAAAGATAATATTTATAGTATTTGTTCAGGAGTTTATAAGGTAATCATTACAATTATTTATGATTATATCACAATCATATATTGTCATGCTATAAACAATAAGTAAATTTCAAAAATATTTAAGTTTATTTACCAGACAAAATATGGCTAACATATTAATACAATTTTTTTATATTTTACCCTCTTTTCATCAACTTGACAAATATATTCTTAAGTAAAAATTTATACAGCATGTGTTAATCTTAGTTTTAAAAAATGAAGTTAGCGTCAATTCCTAATATTTTTTTGATATTTCTCCTCATAATCTAATTCATCAATACTTACGATACAGCTAACTACTTTGAAGAAATTGATTTGGTATATTTTCAAACATTACTTACGATAATTATATTTGACTTTTTATCCCTTTAAATATATACTTGCTATTAATAGTTAGTACTAAAAATAAGAAAGATATCTAAAACTTCTAAAAACCCGGGAGGATAGTAAAGATGATTCTAAAAACCCTTAATGAGATGCTGGTTAATAGCAAGAACAAGTTCAAAGATAGACCTGCCTTTAAAGTAAAAAGAGACAATTCTTTTCAAGCAATTAATTTTGGAGAATTTTATAAACGGGTACAACAGTTTGGTACCGGTTTGTTGGAATTGGGTTTTAAAAAAGGTGACCATATCGGTTTAATCTCAGAAAATCGTCTGGAATGGATTATCAGTGATCTGGCTATTATTGGCATTGGGGCAGTAGACGTCCCGGCCAGCGGCAATAGTTATGCCCGGGATATTGCCTTTAAGTTAAAACACTCTGATTCTATAGCTACTATCTTAGAAGGAGAAAAGGCATTAACAGAATTCCTTAAAGTCTTTTCAGAACTTCCCGCTATTAAAAAAATTATTCTTTTTGAACCAGTTAAAGTATTTTCAGAACCTGATGAAATCCCGGAATGGGCTAAGTCAATCCCTTTCCAGGCTAATGGAAAAATTAACAAATCATTCCACCAAAAAATATCTTCTATTCTTACCGAGAATAACCTTAGCTTGTTAATCTCAGAAAAAACAAAATTATTTTTAGAAAAATACCTATCAGAACACAGTAAAGAATTATTTACCAGTTTAAAATTATCCGGAGTAAAGGAATTAGAAGAAACTTTATGGAAGAAGATTCATATAGTTAAGAAAGATAATATTGAGAACTTACCTCCTATTATTTCCTTCTCTCAAGTAGAAGATATAGGGGAAAAATTAGTGAACGAAGGTGACCAGCGTTTTGCTAATATGGCTCAAAAAGCTCTTCCTGATGACTTGATAACTATAATTTATACCTCAGGTACTACCTCAGATCCTAAGGGTGTTATGTTAACTCATCGTAATATCATTCATAATGTTAATAATTTGCCTCCCGCAATAGGAGATTTGCATGAAAGAGACCGTTTTCTTTCTGTCCTACCATCATGGCATATCTATGAAAGAACGGTTGAATACTGTGCTATAAGTTTTGGAGCCTCCACTGCTTACAGCAAACCATTTAAACAAATCTTGTTACCAGACCTCCTATTGGAAAAACCGACAGTAATGTGCACTGTTCCTCGCATATGGCATAGTCTTTATAAAGGAATCTTGCATAAGATCAAAAATGGAGGTAAATTGCAGCAATTACTGTTTTTCAAGGGATTGGATACTGCTAAAAGATATAAAAATGCTAAAAGAATGCTGGAAAATACTTTACCTCTCTTTGATCGTGCCCAATTCTCTTCTCAAGAAATGGAAAACGCTAAAAAAATTGTCCAAAGCTTATCTTTGTTATATAAAATAACCAATAAACTAATTTTTAAAAAAATTCGGGACATGCTAGGTGGTGAGATTAAATTTGCCATTAGCGGAGGAGGGGCTTTGCCGGAAGATATTGATATTTTTCTGGATGCGATAGGCGTGCTTGTCTTAGAAGGATATGGCCTTACCGAAACCTCTCCGGTCATAGCAGGAAGAAAACAGCATAATCCTATCATCTTCACAGTAGGTGAACCTATTCCCGAGACATACGTAAAAATAGTAGAGAAAGAAAATATTGATATCGAAGTGCCTCATGGTCAGCCAGGTGTAGTTATGGTTAAAGGTGATTTGGTCATGAAGGGTTATTATAAAAATGAAAAGAAGACCGCTGAGGTACTGAAAGATAGTTGGTTTAATACTGGTGACTTGGGTAAAAAGACCTATAATGGCAAATACCTGAAAATAATTGGCAGAATAAAAGATACCATCGTGTTAAGAGGAGGAGAAAATGTAGAACCTCAGCCTCTGGAAGACAAATTAAAAGAAAGTCCTTATGTTAATATGGTAATTGTGGTAGGACAGGATAAACCCAGATTGGGTGCTCTAATTGTGCCTGATTTTGAAGCTCTTAAAGAATACGCTCGTGAAAAACAACTCAACTTTAAGGATGAACAAGACTTAATTAAAAAGAAAGAGGTTTTTTCTCTCTTTCAAAATGAACAAAGGCGATTGGTATCTAAAGAGCATGGCTTCCAACCATTCGAAACAGTAATGGGAATCGCCTTGTTGCCAGATGAATTCTCCCAGGAAAAAGGAGAGATGACAGAAAGCCTTAAACTAAGAAGATTTATTATCCATGAAAAATATCATAAAGAGATTGACCAGATATGTGAAAAGTAAATAACACACTCATATAATGAGTGATCTTAAGAAACTAAAAAGTAAACTTCAATTTTTTTAGTCGGGCAGAATAAATTGCTGATAGGGATAAATTAAATCAGGATTCTCAATCTGGTCCTGATTAGCCTTAAATATCTTAATCCAAGCAACACCCTCATTATATTTATTTCTGGCGATTGTCCAGAGGCAGTCTCCGCTTTTCACTTCGTAATACTTAGGTTCTTGTTCTTTTTCTAAAAGTCCAATTTTATACTTCAATTCAGCAATCTCTAATTGCAATCTGCTAACTTGGGTATGACACTGATTAATATTATTTTGATATTTATCTCTTTCTTTAACTAGAGAACGAATGGTTTCCATTAAATTCTGCTGTTCCTGATAACTAATATCTTCCTGTTGTTGTAATTTTATGCTTATTTCTGCTACAGTTTTTTCATAATCCTCTATTTTGTGCATATATTGTTCAATCTGAGACGTTAATAGTGAAATCTGTTCTCCTCTCTCTCTGATCTGGGATAAGTTTTGCTGCTGAAATTCTAATTGGGTTGCAATTTCTTCTTTAAAAAGGTCACTATCGAGCTTGATTAAATCAATCTCTTCTTTATACTTTTCCAATTGTTCCTTTAAGTAAGAAATTAACCCTCTATTTTCCTCATTTTGTTTTTTCCACTCCTCTTGCTTTTCTACCAGTATCTTTTCCAGTGCTTCTCTCTCCTTCTGTATAGGTTCCTGTAATGACTTTTCTTTAATTAAATCTTCCTGTAGGACAAGTATTTCCTTGCCTATCTCTTTTATATTTGACTCATACTTCATAATTTCTTCCTGAAGAATAGCAATAGTATCCTTATGTATCTGTTCCCCTTCAAGCCATTGGGTTTCTTTCTCCTGTAATATCTTTTCCAGCTTGCTCTTTTCCATTTCCATTTGTGCCAGGTTATCTTTTATCTCAGATAACATTTCTTTTTGTTCTAGGGCTTGAACAATTTCTTCCTGAAGTTTTTCCATTTGTTGTTCATATTCAGTTAATTGATTTTGTAATTCCTGATATTCCTGTTGAAATTGAAGTAGATTAGAGTCTTTTTGAGCAATCTCTTCCTCTAATTGTTTTTTATTCAATTCTAATTGGCTTATCTGTTGTGCATAAGATTCATCATCCTGTTTAACAGTAAGCTGTCTTCGCAAATTACCAATGGTTTCTTCATGCTTCACCATATCTTGTTCCAGTTCTTTTCTTTTCAGCTTCTCCGACTCTAAGTTTTGTCCTATATTAGATACTTTATTACCTATTAACTCAATTTCTGCCTCATATTGCTTAATTTCCTGCTGCAAAGAATTAATAATCCTTCTGCTTTCCTCTTCTTTTTCCAGCCATTGAACTTCCCTTTCAGTCAGTAAAGCTTCTAATTTAGATTTTTCTTCTCTTAAAAGAGAAAGGTCTTTGGTATCAGATTTGCTTTCTTGTAACACTCCCTCCATTTTAGTTTGCAGTGCCAACAATTCCTCCTGGTATTTATCCAACTGTTTTAATAGTTCATCTTCTTTCTCTACTGTCATATATTCTTCTGGGAGAAGCTCTTCTTTTTCTAATACTTCCTTTACTTTCTCTTCCAGCTGAACTAATGTACTTTCCTGTTCTTTAATCAATTTATCTGACTCTTTTAATAAAGCTTCCTTTTGTAACAAATCACTTTGAATTTGATTCAGACGATTATAATTGAGATAGGCAAAACCAGCAATAATAATTATCAATATAATAAAAATAGTAGCAATACTCTTTGACATTATATTCCCCCCTGCTGATTTGATTACTTTTTATTATATCTTAAAAAGGCAAATGATTCACCATTAAAGTTAAAAATTATTCTTATTTATCAGGTCTAATCTTTTTACTAAACTAAATAAAATTTTTTCTTATTCAGATAGTTTCTTAACAAATATAAAATATACTGTTATAATAGAGAAAATATTTTTAACAAATATAATAAAGAAAACTGAAGACAAAAGAATAAAGACAAAAAATAGGGCTATTTTAAGGAGTAATTATGGGTGTCAAGAAAGTTAATTTTCCTGAAATACCTATCGAACAAATACGATGGTACTGCAGTTTAGGAAAAGCAGGTTTTTCTTCCACTGACGATCTAGAAGCTTGTGATAAGATTCTGGGACAGGAAAGAGCATTAAAGGCTTTAGAACTTGGATTGGATATGGAATATTTGGGTTATAACCTTTTTATAACCGGAAAATCTGGAACAGGTCGTAGTACAACCATTAAAGGATTATTACAGAATAGAAAAAGAGAAAATGTTATTTTTGATGATAAATGCTATGTTCATAATTTTAAAGACCCTGATATGCCCCGAGCAATTAGTTTGCCCGCCGGACAGGGCAATCAATTTAAAAAAGATATGGAAAATCTGGTAAATACATTAAGAAAACATATTCCTTTACTTCTGGAAAGTGAAAAATACCAGAAAAGCAGAGATGCTCTTACCGAGAATTTTAAAAGGAAACAACATACTTTGGTTAAGGAATTTGAGGAAAAAGTAAAAGCAGAAAACTTTACCATTGTTCAGATTCAAATAGGTCCTTATACCAGGCCTGATATCTTCCCAGTTATAGATGAAAAACCTACGAACTTAGAAAATTTAGAAAAATTAGTAGAAGAAGGTAAATTCCCTAAAGAAGAATTAGATACAATTAAAAAGAAACACCAAGAATTTACTCAAGAAATTACTTTAATTTCCAAGAAGATCAATATTCTTCAGAAAGATCTAAGTAAGAAATTAACAGAATTAGAAATAAAAATAATTACACCACTGGTGGAAGAAGAGACTACGGAAATAAAGAAAAAATATAATAATATTGCCATTAATTCTTACCTAAATGAGGTTAAAAAAAATGTTCTGGAAAATATAAGTCGTTTTCAGGAAAAAGAAGACCAAACGGCAGCTATTCCGGGACTTAAATTAACTCAATTAACAAAAGATGCCTTTCTGGAATATTCAGTGAATGTAATTGTTGATAATTCTGATACGAGCACTTCTCCTGTCATTATTGAAACTCATCCTTCCTATAAGAATCTATTCGGTATTATTGAAAGAAGAATGGATCGAACCGGGCATTGGATTACGGACTTTACTAAAATAAAAGCAGGATCCCTTTTAAGAGCAAATGGAGGTTTTTTAGTACTAAACGCTCTCGATATGCTGCTTGAACCAAGCGTCTGGCCATCCCTAAAAAGAACCTTATTGAATCGAATGATTGAACCGGAAACCTATGATCCTTTCCCCATGTTTAGCACCTCTGCCTTAAAACCAGAACCTATCGAATGTAATGTTAAAGTAATTATGATTGGTGATCCCTTCCTCTATCAACTTCTATATTACCGCGATCCAGATTTCGAAAAAATTTTTAAAATAAAAGCAGATTTTGATACAGTTACTGAGAATAATAACCAGAATATTTATCAATATTCCTGTTTTATCAAGCAATTATGCGAAAGAGAGAATCTACTTCCCTTTGACCAAAGTGGTATTGAAGGTGTAATAGAATATGCGGTCAGGTTAGCTGGAAGAAAAAATAAATTATCCACCCATTTTAATAAGCTTGTAGATTTACTAAGGGAATCAGATTACTGGGCTAAAAGGGACCGGCAAAAAATTATTCAGAAAAAACATGTTAATACAGCCATTAAAGAAAAAATTGAAAGATTGAATCTCATTGAAAATAAAATACAGGAATTGATTGTACAGGAAACTTTAATTATTGATACAGAAGGAGCAGTGGTAGGGCAAGTAAACGGGCTTTCGGTGTATGACCTGGGAGAATATTCCTTTGGTAAACCAACAAGAATAACAGCTAAGACTTCTATGGGTAGAGCAGGGATTATTAACATTGAAAGAGAGGCTGACCTGAGTGGTAAAACTCACAACAAAGGAGTTCTTATTCTCAGTGGTTATTTTCGTTCTAAATATGCTCAGGACAAACCTCTAACCATAAGTGCCAGTATTTGTTTTGAGCAATCCTATTCTGGAGTTGAGGGAGATAGTGCTTCTTCTACTGAAGCTTATGCACTTATCTCCAGCATTGCTAATATTCCCATCAGACAAGACATTGCGGTAACCGGTTCTATAAACCAAAAAGGAGAGATTCAACCAATTGGTGGAGTAAATCAAAAAATTGAAGGATTTTATGATGTATGCAAAGCAAAAGGTTTAACTGGAACTCAGGGAGTGATAATTCCAGAATTAAATATCCCGGACCTTATGTTAAGAGAAGATGTAGTTGAAGCCATCAAAAATGGTCAATTTCACCTTTATTCTGTAAAGGCTATTGACCAGGGAATAGAAATATTAACCGGTAGAAAAGCTGGTGACAGACAGAAAGACGGAAAATTTGAGAAAAACTCTGTTAATTATCTGGTCGATCAGAAACTGTTAGAATTCGCCGTGAAACTAAAAGAATTTAGTGAAGAAAAAGAATAAAAATAATATCATTAAATAGTAATAATAAGAATATTTTTTACTAAATCTTAATAGATAATATTTTTTAGTGTTATTATATATTTCAGGAGTTTTATTTTAAAATATTCAGGGGGAATTTATAATGAAAAGAAAAATAAGAATGGGATTAAAAACTGCTTGCGTTCTCCTTTTTTTTCTTATTTTGTTCCATTTTTCCATTTCTGCTGACAATAATATACGGTTGGAAGAACTTCTCCAGTCAATTATTGAGGAAAAAACAGTGATACCAGATGTTTACACAGTAATCAACTTAGGAAACTTCTTTTTTGCACAGCAGTTATATCCGCCAGCTCATGATGAATACGTCAAAGCTTTACAAATAGATCCTTCTAACAAAATAGCCTTAATTAATCTTGGTTATACCTTTTTTAAAATAGGTGATTTTGAAGAAGCTTTAACACAATTAACTCCGTTAACAGAGGATGATATAGCCTATGCTTATTATATTAGAGGAATGATTTACAGGGAACAGCGAGAATTAGATAAAGCGATTGAGCAATACGAAAAGGTAGTAGAACTTATTCCCAATCATCCTCAATTAAATGCTGAATTAGGGCAGCTCTATCTTGATAATCACCAGCTCGTTAAAGCAAATGAAAGATTTATGGAAATGGGATATTATAAGAATCGCCCACCCATAATGGAAAAACTTATCTCCTATCAACCAAATGCCTATTGTTACCTTCATTTAGGAAATTATTACCGAAGCAATGGGGAACTGGAACAAGCTCGAGAAGCTTATCAAAAAGCAACTCAATTTGAAAGCGATGAACGATCTATTGCCTTAGCTTATTTTTATCAGGGAGAAATTAACCTTAAAGACCATAATTATGATCGGGCTATAATTGAAAAAGAGCTTGCCCAGAAAGTTTATCCGTTAGGTCAACACCAATTTACTTTTAACAGTTTTGCCGAAGCATTGATTGAAATTGGTGATCAGTATTACCACAATGGCAATTTACCTGAAGCACTTAACCATTACCAATTAGCTACTAACCTGGCTAACGCTCCAGATATTTTAGCTGAAGCTCATTATAAAAAAGGTTTGACTTATTATCGCAGTCAGGATTATGAAAATGCATTAAGAGAAGCTGAAACTGCCTTATCCCTTAATCCTGATTACCTATCTGACAGACAAAGATTAATTGATTTACTAATTGCCAATAGTTGGTCAAAAATTACTCAATAAATAATAGTAAAATTGAGACTAATACATATAATTAACCATAGATTAATTGGTGCGATTTATAATATGAGTTTATGAATATCTCCAAATTTTAGAGAGGAGCTCTAAAAATGAATTTAACACAGTTTTTAAAAGGTTTAGTTATTATACTGATTGGCGCTATCCTGTTATTAAATAATCTCAATATTCTGGAGTGGTCTGTTTGGCCTAACATTTTAAAGCTTTGGCCTCTGTTATTAATAAGCCTTGGTATTAGTTTAATCTTCAGGAGAAGACTCTCCTGGTTAGGTCCCCTGGTCATATTACTGGGAATTATTTTTGGTGTTGGTGCCAGTTATATGGGATTGGATTTAGATCTGCATTTAGAGGGGAATATTCCCCCTGAAATAGAAACTATTCAGAGAGAGATGGAATTGGTTCCTGTTGTAACCAGTGAGTTAGAACAAGAAGTAACTATAGAAGAACTTCCTGAGGAAGAAATCCTAGAAACCAAAACTGAAGCTGAGGGTGAGGAAGTTGAGGAATTAAAAATACCTGAAACACCTGAAGCAGTGAGTGAAGAGAGTGAAGATATTGCATTAGTTCCTCTGGTTCAGAAAGCTAATCTTCATTTAAATTATGCCATTGGTGCCTTTACCCTTAAATCTCCCACTCCTCTGGTTTATCAATGCCAGGTCAGCTATCGCAATCCTGAATTTAAGCCTATTGAGGATTTCTCTATCCTGGATCATGTGGCAAAAGTCCTGATTACTCACCAGCCAATCTCAGACAAAATGTCACGAAATCCTAAAAATAACATTGACTTAAAATTAAATACCGATGTAGTATATGATATTCTCCTTGAAACTGGTGCC from Atribacterota bacterium includes:
- a CDS encoding LysM peptidoglycan-binding domain-containing protein, with protein sequence MSKSIATIFIILIIIIAGFAYLNYNRLNQIQSDLLQKEALLKESDKLIKEQESTLVQLEEKVKEVLEKEELLPEEYMTVEKEDELLKQLDKYQEELLALQTKMEGVLQESKSDTKDLSLLREEKSKLEALLTEREVQWLEKEEESRRIINSLQQEIKQYEAEIELIGNKVSNIGQNLESEKLKRKELEQDMVKHEETIGNLRRQLTVKQDDESYAQQISQLELNKKQLEEEIAQKDSNLLQFQQEYQELQNQLTEYEQQMEKLQEEIVQALEQKEMLSEIKDNLAQMEMEKSKLEKILQEKETQWLEGEQIHKDTIAILQEEIMKYESNIKEIGKEILVLQEDLIKEKSLQEPIQKEREALEKILVEKQEEWKKQNEENRGLISYLKEQLEKYKEEIDLIKLDSDLFKEEIATQLEFQQQNLSQIRERGEQISLLTSQIEQYMHKIEDYEKTVAEISIKLQQQEDISYQEQQNLMETIRSLVKERDKYQNNINQCHTQVSRLQLEIAELKYKIGLLEKEQEPKYYEVKSGDCLWTIARNKYNEGVAWIKIFKANQDQIENPDLIYPYQQFILPD
- a CDS encoding transposase, which produces MEKNEQQQFSFSTYEAYRKIKKNDPLKMILESIDWSFINPLIKDRYSNDKELIYSPISLFKAQLLVYLGEVKSNRQLAEALRYNTKYCVICGFHHFLKTPAHSTFSAFRKRIGSDLFHKIMHRLVAQSIPMISRKINYIPPQSLHISVFSRDGKRIKCNCKGKCKIDKIVTKNSKEISKKNFVYNGYNIRLHIDRKSYKPRAAEIRLK
- the deoC gene encoding deoxyribose-phosphate aldolase, giving the protein MPEIISMESAKILAKNNIARLIDHTALRPDVTGMQIEKLCKEALQYHFYSVCINASFIPLARAFLSTSEVKICTVVGFPLGATLSRVKAYEAEEAAKEGAEEIDMVINVSTLKDKDYQKVQEDIKLVVKAVSGLICKVILENCLLTDQEKEVACQIAAEAGASFVKTSTGFEQGGATVEDIKLMRNVVGNHMGIKAAGGIRDYKAALQMVEAGATRIGASKGVEIVEGSHL
- a CDS encoding ParA family protein; amino-acid sequence: MRIISVANQKGGVAKTTTSINLGTCLTEFGKKVLLIDMDPQAHTTIGLGIEPNELEKTMLNVLEPNRSPNKLEMEDIVIQMKKFSDGNLYLAPSNIDFASAEYKLIDQIGREDFLNIGIQNCKIKFDYIIVDCPPSLGILTINALKASNEVVIPIQPHYFALRGIEEFMETIKIVHQNLHHFLEIYVLITIADTRSNIAKEVIEETRDFFKERVFKTIIRKNISLVESSSQGIPIIYYDPKSHGAEDYSELAQEVISFEKEKISTRLY
- the ftsZ gene encoding cell division protein FtsZ: MEEQKVDNFVNIKVIGVGGSGNNAIEEMANHRINGLELIAVNTDLQALSLSQANQKVQIGKLTTKGLGAGGDPEIGKKAAEEDRNAIAKVLEDADIVFITAGMGGGTGSGAAPVIAEIAKREGALTIGVVTRPFSFEGKKRIVQAEQGIEELKKQVDAIITISNDRLLTMISKDTSVKEAFEITDRVLRQSVQAIADLITTPGLINLDLADVKAVIKDAGFALVGIGIGRGNNKASTAAEAAISSPLLEVSIKGSNSLLVNVTGGLDMSLYEINEIVDLVSKAAGREANIVFGAIISENMQDEVRVTVIATKCEKAMPMPLYQERTETISVREKLEQEEKKKERIFPYSSENLTESPVSKEKDLSFDNNKPLTEDDPDLTKKLPDKEDLDIPTFLRRKYKRF
- a CDS encoding long-chain fatty acid--CoA ligase is translated as MILKTLNEMLVNSKNKFKDRPAFKVKRDNSFQAINFGEFYKRVQQFGTGLLELGFKKGDHIGLISENRLEWIISDLAIIGIGAVDVPASGNSYARDIAFKLKHSDSIATILEGEKALTEFLKVFSELPAIKKIILFEPVKVFSEPDEIPEWAKSIPFQANGKINKSFHQKISSILTENNLSLLISEKTKLFLEKYLSEHSKELFTSLKLSGVKELEETLWKKIHIVKKDNIENLPPIISFSQVEDIGEKLVNEGDQRFANMAQKALPDDLITIIYTSGTTSDPKGVMLTHRNIIHNVNNLPPAIGDLHERDRFLSVLPSWHIYERTVEYCAISFGASTAYSKPFKQILLPDLLLEKPTVMCTVPRIWHSLYKGILHKIKNGGKLQQLLFFKGLDTAKRYKNAKRMLENTLPLFDRAQFSSQEMENAKKIVQSLSLLYKITNKLIFKKIRDMLGGEIKFAISGGGALPEDIDIFLDAIGVLVLEGYGLTETSPVIAGRKQHNPIIFTVGEPIPETYVKIVEKENIDIEVPHGQPGVVMVKGDLVMKGYYKNEKKTAEVLKDSWFNTGDLGKKTYNGKYLKIIGRIKDTIVLRGGENVEPQPLEDKLKESPYVNMVIVVGQDKPRLGALIVPDFEALKEYAREKQLNFKDEQDLIKKKEVFSLFQNEQRRLVSKEHGFQPFETVMGIALLPDEFSQEKGEMTESLKLRRFIIHEKYHKEIDQICEK